The Pongo abelii isolate AG06213 chromosome 3, NHGRI_mPonAbe1-v2.0_pri, whole genome shotgun sequence DNA window tgaggtgagaggatcccttgagcccagaagtttgaggttatggtgagctatgattgagccactgcactccagcctggatgtcagagcaagaccttgtctaaaaaaaaaaaaaaatgtggaattaggataaattttttttgttgtcttttgagacggagtcttgctctgtttcccaggctggagtgcagtggcatgatctcagctcactgcaacctctgcctcctggattcaagtggagGAGGGTTCTGggccacacctggccagaaattcttttttgatgaggaaaataattgatcaaaaattcattatttttaaattattgtgaaGATATTCTCATGAGGTTTATCAGTATCTTAGTTGTGACAACTGTCAATGTTCCCTTTAAATTAGTTTAACATTAGACCATGAAGTCAATGTAATGTTACATAACTGAGACTTAAAACGTAATGttcagtgaaaccccatccctactaaaaatacaaactaaacaattagtagggcatggtggcacgcatctgtagtcccagctactcaggaggctgatgcaggagaatctcgCTTTAACTCCAGagcctgaggttgcagtgagccgagatcacaccactgcactccagcctggatgacggtgtgagactccatctcaaaaaaaagaaaaagaaaaaagaagtaatgtTCATTCACACTCAAAGCTTTGAGTCtctcagtttatttatttgatagatGATAACCGAAGTCTAATTTTGTGCTTATTTGCTGTGTTTTTGAGTCTAGTAAAACTACTTTGTGTAACTTATACTTCCTTCTAATTCTGGCAGGCAACGTCAGCCAAAATTATTGTCTCTACTAAGAGTGAGgatttgaggccgggcgcgggggctcacgcctggaatcccagcacttcgggaggccgaggcgggcggagcacctgaggtcaggagtttgagaccagcctggccaacatggcgaaaccctgtctctactaaaaatataaaaattagccgggcgtggtggcgggcgcctgtaatcccagctactcgggaggctgaagcaggagaatctcttgaacccaggaggcggaggctgcagtgagccaagattatgccactgcactccagcctgggcgacagagactccgtctcaaaaacaaaacaacaaaacaaaaaaagagtgagGATTTtcggtgggtgcagtggctcatgcctgtaatcccagcaccttgggaggctgaggtggatggattgcttgagtctaggagtttgagaccagtctgggcaacatgacaaaaacccatctctacaaaatatacaaaaattaagccagcgtggtgatgcatgcctttagtcccagctactcgggaggctgaggttgcgggGAACGCTTgagccgggagtttgaggctgcagtgagctgagattgtgtcactgcactgcagcctgggcaacagagtgagaccgtgtctgaaaaaaaataaaaaaagagtgaggattttcttcttttctttaatttcatctttttctaCCTTTTGACACTTTGGAtagatttgaattattttttattactactgtttcttgaaatttttcattttcttagatataaattttaaaaatgtgattttttccttttgtcactactttctttctttttcatgtaatATGTGAAAtaactttttcctatttttcagtcttttctccTGCCTGTGATAAACTTTGACTCATGTGGTAATAATTGGAAATTGCTACCTTGATACATTAGTTTATAATATGCTTATATTCATCTGTCAGCCAAGAAATAATAACAGTTTTATAATTAGACtagctttccttttttaaaataattcacagaTATGTGAAAAACATCTATAATTTAGTGGATACAGAAAGTGTTTCCAAAAAGAGAGACTGGTGTTATAAATAAGAAACCCTTATACAGGCACTTATTGAACACCAAATTATGGAACCGTAggcatttattatatatgtatttatttatttttgtgagatggagtctggctctgtcatccaagctggagttcagtggcgcgatctcagctcactgcaatctccgcctcccaggttcaagccagattctcctgcctcagcctcccgagtagctgggatggacaggcacaggccaccacgcctggctagttttttgtatttttagtagagatgggtttcgccatgttggccaggctggtctcaaactcctgtcatcaggtgatctgcccacctcagcctcccaaagtgctgggattacatacgtgagccaccatgcccacccccGGAAccgtaggcatttaataaattctAAATAGAATGACTTTTAATGCTTGCATTAAATCACATTTTGGGTAAATTATGCCTGTCTGTGAATAGTTCTCCTTTATCTGCATTATCCCTGCTCTATTTCCTTGTTGTATTTTAGAATTTCATTATATAGGTTAATAAAGAGGGATTAATTAAAATATGCTTTCCTACCATTTGTAGACTGAAGGTATTGACAATAAGCAATCAATGTTGAtgtctttctagtttttgaaatttttaactcAGATGTATGAACAGTGTCAAGTTTTGATAGTAATAAGGTTTCATTTGTCTTGTAGACctttttctgattattaaaatTTGTTTACTTCAATGGTAACTTAAGAATTAGAGACTATGACTGTTGCTAACATTAGTTACCCTTATTGCTGGATAGTAAATACTTTGATGATTTTACATAGATACTGTGTGCCcagaaaatttaacattaaaatggaagaaaagaaaatatttggttaattttttctaCAGTGAAGTTACGAGATATAaaccaaacagaagaaaattagCACCCAAATTCCATAAGTCACTTTCTGTCAGTAGTGGAAACAGCAgtcttaaatatttgttttgaaagTGTAGTTTCTTGTGGGTGGATAGTCAGAAGTAATTAGCCATTTATTAGCTAACTTGCCATAAAGTGTCCATAAATtaatctaaaaacacaaaagactcTGTTTATTGTTACAGTTAACTGAATTAATGAGAATGATTCTAACTTCCTAAGAATTATGcagttctattttttgtagaatgtttataataataaaaatattaaaaacatatgtcAAAATCTGTGACTGAAgaataaggaaaatgaaattaGATTAAAACtagcattttttctctttttttcaatctgtttaaaaattatgataaaatagacttaaactttgccattttaacctcctccttttaaaacatcaaaaaattgtatttaagaTGTGGCTTAGGAAGCTACTATGGAACAATAGGTGGTCCAGTCCCATTTTTCAGCGCACAGTCAAAACCTCGAGAAAAATATAAGGCACCTGGAAAGAATTTATACACAAACCCGGGAAAGAAAGGAACTGGATATGGGTaagatatttttaatactttgtcATATCgtttgttttgaaatttaaaattaaatttctgaaCTCTGAAGTCACCATTACTTACTTTGCTTCCTTAGCTATGCAAATATTACCATAGGTAAACAGTTTTCACATTCTGCCGACTTCTATGATGCAGCAAAACTAAATTATAAGGTAAAAAATCTGTTTTGAATGTTTCAGCCTTTCTTTTATTTAGTTAACTCGATATTAATAATTCacctgaggccgggcacggtggctcacacctgtaatcccagcactttgggcggccaagatgggcggatcacgaggtcaggagttcgagaccagcctgaccaacatagtgaaaccccgtctctactaatcttacaaaaattagctgggcatggtggcgggcacctgtaatcccagctactcaggaggctgaggcaggagaaccgcttgaacccaggatacggaggttgcagtgagccaaggtcgtgccactgtactccagcctcggtgacagaacgagactgcgtctcaaaaataataataataataataataattcacttgagatctaattttgttttgtactaTCTATTTGTATCACTGGGGCAGTGGCAAACTCATGTTTATGAATTGTGATAATGTTACCCTTTTATTAGATTTTCATATCTTGCTGTATATCCTCTCAGCTCCTTCCAGGATGAATTTTATCTCTTGCTATGGTTTACCACATCTATTTTACATCTCTCCAAACTAGCTGTGAAACTTCTATTAGCCTGGCCTGATCAActatgttctatttttaataaagagtCATATCCTGACCCTTAGCCATATTCCCACCACACCCTACTATCTGTGCctgcaaaagtaattgtaatACTTTTGGGCTGATCAAGAAGCCATTATGATGAGCAAATGGGATAGAGGAGTGGAGGGGTGATGGGAAAAAGTGGAGGTTGAGAATGGATGAATCCTATGAGGAGACAGAGTGAAAGGATAGGAGAAAACTGCTCAATTTATTAAATGGCagagataaaaactaaaatgtactAGCATATGCCTCTTACACTCACTGTGTACCATATTTGACTTATAATGAGACCTGTTCACTTATATGGGGAATGTCTATTTATAAATAAAGCAACCCTTACAAATTTTAGAACCATGTGAACATAATTTCACAATATCAACATAACATAAAGAAAGCTGGTAGTAATGAAAAGTCAAGTTAATTTGGACATTAAGCATTAAATGGCAATCACTTTatagtttttgattttgtttttataggcACGCAGGCTTTAACAGTTTTGCTatggtaaaaaattttaaataccagTGGAATGTGAGTGAATAATGACCATTTTGCTGATGGGCATGTCCAAACTCAGGAACAGTTTTCATTAAACTGGGCAGAAATCTTGGGccttataaaattgtatataagcTAGTTTTCATCTGTAGGAATAATATTGCATACATACTACATAACTACATACAGTGGAATTTTATAGTGGCTCAGTAATTAATCTTTTACTCTATACTTATTGGGTATAACATACTTTTCTCTCTTAACAGAAAAAGCTCTTTTATCCTCATTTTTAGAACTTATACATAAGTCAGAAATTTTATGTTCCTAGATTTCCTAATATTctaaaagtaattttgaaaaatgtatcttgctttctcttttagtatttaaaaaatgttactcCACTGTCTTCCTGCTTGACTTGTCTCTGATGAGAAACCTGTTGTCAGGCTCATTTTTGTTCTTCCGTATGCACTATGTCCTTTCCTCTGGCCACTTTTCTTTTAATGACTCATTTAagcagtttgattatgatgtgactttgtgttgttttctttcaTCCTTCTTGTGCTTGAGgtttattgagcttcttggatctatgGGTTTATAGTTTTTCAAATCAAATTTGGAGCATTTCCAGTtattatttcttcagattttttaatctgtctttctcttccccttcagAAATTCCAGTTACATGTGCATTAGGTCTCTTGAAATTGTCCCACAATTTACCAACGCcctattaactttaaaaaaagtccttttttccttctatgtatttcattttggttagtttttattgctgcatctTCAAACTCACTAATCTATTTTTCTGTAATGTCCAATCTGCTGTTAATGTCAACcagtatatttttcatcttataCATTGTGGTTTTGCTCTCTAGGAGTTTGAGTATTTTTAATGTCTTACCTGTCTCTACTTAATTTTTTGAGCATTCGGGATATAGTTACTGTCTTAATGCCCTTTTCTGTTAATGCTAACATCTGTATTAGTTCCTGGttgattttaaataattgatttttcttctcagtATGGGGGTCATATTTTGCTACTTTGAATTACTGGCAATTTTTTTATTGGATGTCGAATACTGGGAATTTTACTTCGTTGAGTGctgtatatttttgtattcttataaaTATTCTCGGGCTTTTTCTGGAATGCTGTCACATTACTTAGAAATGGTTTTTATCTTTTCAGGTCTCGCATTTAAGATTTGTTAGGTGTGATAGGACCTATGCTCAATCTAGGGCTGTTTATTCCCCACTACTGAAGCAAGACCTGTCTAGGTACTCCGTCTGATGCCCTGTGAATTAGAACATTTTCTTGCACAGCTGATGGCAACCACCACAATTCTCGGCTCTGTGTGAGAGCCAGACACTGTTACCTCACATTCTTTCTGGTCGTTCTTTTCTTGGCTTTGAATAGTTTTCTCATACGTCTGCTGACCAGTACTCAACTGAACATTCTAGGGCAGGGGTTGGTAAGACAAATACAGTATTCTTCTGGTAAAAGGTGACCATGCTCTAGCAAAAAGTGATCCTAAAACATTACATTATAATCACATGCATGAGAATCACTGTTAAAACTGCAGATTAATAGGCCATACAGCAGACCAATGCAATCAGAAATCTTTAAGGGAAGGGCTTGGTGatttgtaatttaaataaattatcaagTGATTCCCATGACAACTAAATTTTGCGGGAACACTGTCCAAAAAGATCAATAGAATAAATTTTCAGTACCATTGTTGTGATATGGAGGGGTGGAGAGCAGATCAccaagaatgaatgaatgtcctACAAgctggagaaaggaagaggacaAGCAAGGGCAAGAGAAAAATCCCGAAAGAGGAAAGGATTCTGAAAGTGCTACAGCAGGTTCCTAGTAGCGAAAGTTAGTCTTCTCTCAAGTAACTATCTATTTTAGATTTCATTTATCAAGTGTTTTCAGTTCAGTTTGTTGAATGATGAAATATCAGATTTTATATTGCAAAAGTGAAAAAAGTATCAATATTCACTGTATAGTTTTTTGAATCTATATTTCATAATTTGATTTTTTGCTACTTTATTAATAGCCAGTGATTTTTATACTTAATATTGTCTAATAGAAAAGATTACAACATAAGAGGAAAACATGACTGCTGCTTTGCTTTGAATACTAGATGGCAAAAAAATATAGACacgtaatatatacatatatacatatctcacatatacatatatgtatctatatctcatatacgtatatgtaagatatatacatatatgtatatatacatatactctcatatatgtatatatacatatactctcatatatgtatatatacatatactctcatatatgtatatatacatatactctcatatatgtatatatacatatactctcatatatgtatatatacatatactctcatatatgtatatatacatatactctcatatatgtatatatacatatactctcatatatgtatatatacatatactcatatatgtatatatacatatactctcatatatgtatatatacatatactctcatatatgtatatatacatatactcatatatgtatatatacatatactctcatatatgtatatatacatatactctcatatatgtatatatgagatatatatacataatcatatatacatataaaatatttttaaaaattataagaatgttatatatacatatctcacatatacacatatacatatatctcacatatatgatatatatacatatacgtatatgtgtatatgtgagatatatacacatatgagatatatatacataatctcatatatacatataattttttaaattataaaagtgttatatacatatctcatatatacatataaaatcatatatatacataatctcATGTAATCTTTACAACAGCATTAAGTGGGAAATAATAATGTTCTCATTTACAGTTGAAGAAGATGTGACACTAAAATGTAACTTTCCCAGAGTCTCTGAGAAATGCTACAAAGCAGGAAGGGCTTGAACTAGAGACACGTCTTGTTATACTGCATCATACTGCACAGATAGTTAATATAGATTCGTTCAGGTGATAAAGTCTCAGTATTGCAAATAAATTTGTATCCAAAATGAATAAGCATAGTTCTGTTTGTCTGTAAGTAGGCATATCTTTTGTATCATAAAAATAGAACATagcaaattaatgttttaaaaaagtacaCCCAGCAGGATGGATTTAAGAATcatgtttatattaaaatgtaaaagatttAACTCTGGGTTGTTTTCAATTTGTGAAATTTATGCTATGTAATTTCAAACTCTTTAATTTACAGAAAGAGAATGAAGAACACCATCGTTTACTTAAAGGAGCACCGTTTAAGTTAAATCTTCACCCGAGGGACTATTTTGACGCTAATCCTTATTTTTCTGAGGAACCTTTACCAccaattaaaaaagaagagaagaaagaatcaatTTCGAATGCTTTTAAACCTTCTTCTCCTGGTAAAAAGGTAAGTTTACAGTTTTAGGGTGAAAAAATTGAGTATTATAAAGAAATAGTGCCTCTTgctgtcaaatgatttttttcatgtaaataatAAACTTTTGTTCGTATGGATACCAAGAATCATCGGACCCACTTTTACAAAATTACATGAAATCACCAAGTATGAATAGTGTAGGGGATAATGAAGCCCTTGTCATGAAGTAATTATTAGTCTCTTCAAATGtatttgaatttataatttattttttgagagggagtctcactctgctgcccaggctggagtgcagtgccatgatctcggctcactgcaagctccgcctctggagttcaagcagttctcctgcgtcagcctccagagtagctgagattacaggcacgtgctaccacgcctggtgAATTCATAATGAATTTTTGAAGTGCTTCTCTAGACCCTAGGTCTAGTTtttcttaaaaccataaaaagccaAACCATCTTTTAGtttttgaaatggtaattaaaatgaACTATCTTCCTACTGCAGAAGTTAACAAgtgagaataaaaattaaaatgctccAGCAGTTTATAAACCTTagtcaatacttttttttttctgtaaattgcctcttcatttttcttgcaGACTTTGTATTTCaaagtttatgtttttaatgttgtAAGATATCTTATAAGATCTCTTCATATGTTAAGGGTACTAGTTTTGTTATTtgtgttgaaaataatttttttaatctgttggATCTTTGGTTATGATGTTTTGTGCTGTTCAGGAGTTTAATGATTTGACGTAGTCGGATTTCTCCGTCTATTGTTGGTAAGGTTTATGTCATTTTCAGAGTGGCTCTCTTTACCACCAATATTAGAATAATGtggcttcttaatttcttctactaaaagaaattaaattaaaatttctactaaaattctaatttcttttaatttttaattaataagaaattaataattttaatattaaaaatatccttttgcatttaaatatttatctaaaaTGCATTTTGATGTAAAGAGTGAGGTAAGAATCCAGCTTTTATTTAGTTTGGGGGCATGAGAACACTTTGGGCAgggggtgaaatgttctgtatcttaatTGTGGTAGTCATTTCAAGGGTGTAGACATCTGTCAAAACTCATagcattgtacactttaaatgggtataGTTTATTGTAGGTGAAGTAGACTttaataaaactgatttttaaaaaatcaagctgTTCCCAATATGACTGAtggaataattcatttttaacacCATTACTTTGAAATGCCATGTTTATCAAAccaaaattcttatttttgaaGGTATGTTTCTGAGttttcattccatttgactcatctatttgtttatttctgcccAAAAAACCCTTTTAAGTTCTATTATATTTAATAGTAAGTGGTCTAGTCTCTTCTTACTCTTTAAAAAAGTTATGCTGGTTATTCTGTCATATTCTCCAGAACTTCagaattattttctaaagttccaaaaagagaaagaactttgatattttgttataaaatttactctttttttggatatatgaacatatttataatttgaaTCTTCAGATCTAGGAATAAGCTCCTTAACTTTCTATCTCCCTTGTagagttttgtattttatattgcatagaataaatatatcttatatttattcctagttattttaagATTCTGGTCAATAAGTGTTTTTCCCCATCATATTTTCCTTCATATTATTTGTCATTATGAAAACAtttgatttttacaaaataactggccACTTCATTAAACTTTGTGTTCTAATGGTTATTTTCTTGATTCTCTTTTGCTCTGCAGCTCTATATTATCTGCAAATAATTTTGCTCCCCCCGcttctcatatatatgtattttttatgtcATGCTCATGCCCAGTTCCTTAAGCCAGCAGTAGTGGCCATCCTTGCCTTAATCTTGACTTTAATAGGGATAcctttagtttttcatttttatagttgccaaaaataggaataaatcaGGAACgtatgctgaattttattgaatatatgttgaattttatcaaatggtgTAATCTATTTAGACTATCCCTTCACTCCCCACTTTTTACTTGTCATAAGCTGAATAACAATATTTCCTGAAATGAATCTCGTTTGGCTGTGTTGTATTAATCTTAAAATATAATACTGtgttttatttgctaatattttattaagtatttttgcATGAATAATTTGAAGTGTGATTGGTCTGTATTTTTAAGACTATGTATATGCCTTGTTCTATTTTGGTACAAGTGGATGCAGGCATCTTAAACCAATGGGggtaatttctttgtttttctatgttCTATAGCAGTTTAATAGCATTAGAAATATCAGCTTTTTGAAGACTTGAAAGAATTCACAGTGAAGCGTTCCCAGCTTAGCCATATTACAGGGTGGCTCTGCTAATTTTCTCAATTCTTACATTTCTTTCTCGATCTGTTTTGTGTAGGTTTTCTATCTCTTTTTGGTCAATgtagattatttatattttcttagaaaatcaGTCATTTCATTCAGGTTTTTGGGGTttacagaaatattattttttatatgtatatatatatatgtttttttttttttgagacggagtcttgctctgttgcccaggctggagtgcagtggcatgatcttggctcactgcaacctctgcctcccaggtttagttcaagtgattcccttgcctcagcctccctaagagctgggattacaggagtgtgccaccacgcccggctaatttttgtatttttggtagagacagggtttcgccatgttggccaggctggtcttgaactcctgacctcgggtgacccatctgcctcagcctcccaaagtgctgggattacaggcgtgagccactgcacctggcctattttatatttttgatgttaAATATAGACTTTCCTCACttcctttttgttcttcattctattACAGATTTAGCTATGAACTTACTTTTTAAAGCATCACTTGGGTTTATTTAAcctatgtttttctatttttaattcattcattttgcttttatacttgtaaattaatttatttaaactttcttaagttttcttgttattgtaagctttaaaataatccatGTGTCTTCAATCTGGAAAACTTGAAAACTTATAACTGTATCTTTCAAATGAATTAAATCTTCATGTATATTTGGCATAGATACTACAAGAAAAGGTGCCTAATTAAATGGGTTATTATGATTCTATAGAATTTTCCTGTGATTTTATagaatataaagtttaaaattctgTCAAATCAGTTTAAGAAGTCAAAGCAAATATTTCTGTCTTGTGTACaggttgaaaaatattttgattgaCTTCTCTTAATAGACTACAAGAAAAGTAAAGTAGATAGCATTTTCCTCtcactttctatttctttgtgctgttgcttattactttttttaaagtatcttctCCATCATTGACTGGCATTTAGTAAACTCATGTTGTGCCACACTGCTTGTTCCCCATTCTCTATCAAAATACATCTGACCTAGGATTTCCCTTACTAATAGACTCACTTTCTAACTAAGTGATAGCCTGGTCTGATAAACTCTAAAATATTAATGCTTGGCAATAGTTTAGACTGTTACCTTACTATAAACATTGTCATTTTTATAGAGAGCTTTTGGATTATGATGTTTTGACCCTATAAAATTGGTGGTAGGGAGACCTTTTGGTGGTATTTGAATTAAACagtatcattttctttaaaaccaaCTCCACAGTCTCCAAAAATATGTATGAACTTCTTTACAAGCTAATTTTTTAGAGGCATTTTACAAAATCACATTAAGttgtctcatttttctttgcaGCCTGGTGGAATGAAGGCAGGAACATTTGATCCTTACCCATCACATTCTGCTGACCCTTATGTGGCTAAATTGGCAAATATTTCTGGCAAAGATGATAAGATTTTCCACCCACCAAGTGGACCAAAAAGCAGACCAGTTGAAAGTATAATGACTTTGAATGTCAGAAGGTGGGAATATCTTACACTTAGCTTACAAACCaagaaaaaattgtttccaaCTTTTATCCTTCTTCAAAATAgtatcttttatttatatattacttttttaaatgacaaatgtgGGTGACTTTAGACATCTCAGCTCCTTCCATGTGCAGGTACCTGCCCTCCCTTGTAGAAGTTCTCCCCC harbors:
- the CFAP96 gene encoding cilia-and flagella-associated protein 96, with product MPAEGGKTDMERIGLFSEMEYITVGDKYVSQFNRPFNEAASKNKQMLPGGSKEMSDLQAGYFDPHFVRIFEGEGYINLNQVRRRDRMEAAKKNLGKAFLPSSGEKKPCGLGSYYGTIGGPVPFFSAQSKPREKYKAPGKNLYTNPGKKGTGYGYANITIGKQFSHSADFYDAAKLNYKKENEEHHRLLKGAPFKLNLHPRDYFDANPYFSEEPLPPIKKEEKKESISNAFKPSSPGKKPGGMKAGTFDPYPSHSADPYVAKLANISGKDDKIFHPPSGPKSRPVESIMTLNVRRALNSKNYKTSSVPSY